A DNA window from Actinokineospora baliensis contains the following coding sequences:
- a CDS encoding NACHT domain-containing protein, translating to MSIDNLTRLTSSPWGWVVAAVALLLVWETAKKWVPELVARLLGWLATRLAGTRLVRAKALREYRARVADRYASLPVLFMPDEGLDAAKVYVPLRTSEQTDAGADAYERLKSARRAVVLGRPGAGKTMLLRHSMLTWARDPTWRRGQKVPVLLELHRFAETAEQQIIAQFAEDGFARPERFVARALRDGGLSVLFDGLDEVASAERARVAGHLRAFAARYPECQVVVTCRTAIYDQDLAPEITARFHIADFDDRAIRRFLTQWPGIPDALDAERLMAALRDAPRIMQLAQNPLLLTMIAYLYGGKDESRIVLPHSRAEFYGEVTDILLRRLKDTRNQFKGPQKKALLKHLALAAQAVPVNAVDRRTLRYEDVLAEITRVGPSLGLKDSDANQVLEEIVDRSGLLLRLDGGSAYMFAHLSLQEYLAAVAHEQDPAALLAAFRADPADWREVVKLWCGAVSADAGPLVAQVFEDDPVLAFECLADAQVVNDEVAAKVIAHFTALFEASPDLDAATMAAFGLVAAVPNDRGRRVFSFLEGQSGPSACRALAATKLPRAAKILVNRLPDADARAALVFMGDLAVPMLGAESEVDLLAEIGTPAAALMLVPMLWRPQAYRVAWHFMRLLSVPEIEAALADAEIPPSSDTSDMAWVWAPFQDHSPPTSGVVAARVAHLCEGKGLLDTDDEAVDPRLAIPLITVSDRHIPPSFVLGLVRRAIDVDGSPELSAWSPALRSYWHSEAAPDRTTISLIDEIVVREIALLSDLSLWIRIPSRTRLLLLAAAANGLRFTRQDWREFPAATAAAAAHQPRWPMALVIPAWTGLVLIVVLSALGLAPAWALGAGAGAIGLWFLSSTFRREARTGRFSRNPYVVIMAATEVHDLGRTSVIAR from the coding sequence ATGAGCATCGACAACCTGACCCGCCTGACCTCGTCACCCTGGGGTTGGGTGGTCGCGGCCGTCGCGCTGCTGCTGGTGTGGGAGACGGCCAAGAAGTGGGTGCCGGAGCTCGTCGCCAGGCTCCTTGGCTGGCTTGCCACCCGGCTGGCCGGGACCAGGCTGGTGCGGGCCAAGGCCCTTCGCGAGTACCGGGCGCGGGTCGCGGACCGGTACGCGAGCCTGCCGGTGCTGTTCATGCCGGACGAAGGGCTCGACGCGGCCAAGGTGTACGTCCCGCTGCGCACCTCGGAGCAGACCGACGCCGGGGCCGATGCCTACGAGCGGCTCAAGTCGGCCCGCCGCGCCGTGGTGCTGGGACGTCCCGGTGCCGGGAAGACCATGCTGCTGCGCCACTCGATGCTCACCTGGGCGCGCGACCCGACGTGGCGGCGCGGGCAGAAGGTCCCGGTCCTGCTGGAGCTGCACCGGTTCGCCGAGACCGCGGAGCAGCAGATCATCGCCCAGTTCGCCGAGGACGGATTCGCCAGGCCCGAGCGGTTCGTCGCCCGCGCACTGCGCGACGGCGGCCTCAGCGTGCTCTTCGACGGCCTCGACGAGGTGGCCTCGGCCGAACGCGCCCGCGTCGCCGGACACCTGCGGGCCTTCGCCGCCCGCTACCCCGAGTGCCAGGTCGTGGTGACCTGCCGGACCGCGATCTACGACCAGGACCTCGCCCCCGAGATCACCGCCCGCTTCCACATCGCCGACTTCGACGACCGCGCCATCCGCCGGTTCCTCACCCAGTGGCCCGGGATCCCCGACGCCCTCGACGCCGAGCGGCTCATGGCGGCGCTGCGCGACGCGCCCAGGATCATGCAGCTGGCGCAGAACCCGTTGCTGCTCACTATGATCGCCTACCTCTACGGCGGCAAGGACGAGTCCCGCATCGTCCTGCCGCACTCCCGCGCCGAGTTCTACGGCGAGGTCACCGACATCCTGCTGCGCAGGCTCAAGGACACCCGCAATCAGTTCAAGGGGCCGCAGAAGAAGGCGCTGCTCAAGCACCTGGCGCTGGCCGCGCAGGCCGTCCCTGTCAACGCCGTCGACCGGCGGACCCTGCGCTACGAGGACGTGCTCGCCGAGATCACCCGGGTCGGCCCGTCCCTGGGCCTCAAGGACTCCGACGCGAACCAGGTCCTCGAGGAGATCGTCGACCGCAGCGGCCTCCTCCTGCGCCTCGACGGCGGCAGCGCGTACATGTTCGCCCACCTCAGCCTGCAGGAGTACCTGGCGGCGGTGGCCCACGAACAGGACCCCGCGGCGTTGTTGGCGGCGTTTCGCGCCGACCCGGCGGACTGGCGGGAGGTGGTGAAGCTGTGGTGCGGGGCGGTCAGCGCGGACGCCGGTCCGCTTGTCGCCCAGGTCTTCGAGGACGACCCCGTGCTGGCCTTCGAGTGCCTCGCGGACGCCCAGGTGGTCAACGACGAGGTCGCCGCGAAGGTGATCGCGCACTTCACCGCGCTGTTCGAGGCCAGCCCCGACCTGGACGCGGCGACCATGGCGGCGTTCGGGCTGGTGGCGGCCGTGCCCAATGACCGGGGCAGGCGGGTGTTCAGCTTCTTGGAGGGGCAGTCTGGGCCCTCGGCGTGCCGCGCTTTGGCGGCGACCAAGCTCCCGCGCGCGGCGAAGATCCTGGTCAACCGGCTCCCGGATGCTGACGCGAGGGCGGCGTTGGTGTTCATGGGCGACCTCGCGGTCCCGATGCTGGGCGCGGAGTCGGAGGTTGATCTGCTCGCCGAGATCGGCACCCCGGCCGCAGCGCTCATGCTGGTTCCGATGCTCTGGCGGCCGCAGGCCTATCGCGTGGCGTGGCACTTCATGCGGCTACTGAGCGTCCCGGAGATCGAGGCTGCCCTAGCTGACGCCGAGATACCCCCGAGCTCGGATACCTCGGACATGGCATGGGTGTGGGCACCCTTTCAGGACCACTCGCCGCCAACCTCGGGTGTGGTCGCCGCTCGCGTGGCTCACCTGTGCGAGGGCAAGGGCCTTCTGGATACGGACGACGAGGCGGTCGATCCCCGCCTGGCGATCCCGCTGATCACCGTTTCCGACCGGCACATTCCTCCCTCCTTCGTGCTGGGGCTGGTCCGCCGCGCCATCGATGTGGACGGGTCTCCCGAGTTGTCCGCGTGGAGCCCCGCGTTGCGGTCCTACTGGCATTCGGAGGCCGCGCCTGACCGGACTACGATCTCGTTGATCGACGAAATCGTGGTCCGCGAGATCGCTTTGCTCTCGGATCTGTCTCTCTGGATCCGCATCCCGTCCCGGACCCGTCTGCTGTTGCTCGCCGCCGCGGCGAATGGCCTCCGCTTCACCCGGCAAGACTGGCGGGAGTTCCCCGCTGCGACCGCGGCCGCGGCGGCGCACCAACCGCGGTGGCCGATGGCGTTGGTCATCCCCGCGTGGACGGGCTTGGTCCTGATCGTGGTCCTATCGGCTCTGGGACTGGCGCCCGCGTGGGCGCTGGGCGCCGGGGCGGGTGCTATCGGACTCTGGTTCCTTTCCAGCACCTTCCGCAGGGAAGCCCGTACGGGTCGGTTCAGCCGCAACCCCTACGTGGTGATCATGGCGGCGACCGAGGTGCACGACCTGGGCCGCACGTCGGTCATCGCGCGGTAG
- a CDS encoding alpha/beta hydrolase, with amino-acid sequence MIRTAGVLAAAVAMVAGGASIAGAQTAGAGGRIDWGPCAESASVDCGSLRLPINWAKPKGEKFDLAVARRKATDPRKRIGVLIINPGGPGGSGVDFALGADRFFSPDVLARFDIIGFDPRGVARSQPVKCSLEVLNKQPSLYPNNQREFEALAAYNRELAADCRKHSGPMADYADTKSVVRDIDALRVALGERKINYFGVSYGTLIGQQYAEEFGRNVRAMVIDSNMDHSAGTARFGAVSAATAEDSFREFVRWCERTTSCALHGKDVTKWWDQLLAKADRGELVDPSDPTHVITAAEISRFAFSAFYGPDWTLLADVLASLETGAPQRAAYGTEELVENPFTAVFCKDWDIRVKNHRELAALTDRANRLAPHMRGSALGHVATTGCVGLPAATNPQHDLNITTAPKILMLNALHDPATGYDWAVNAHRQSRDTTVLVTYEGWGHGVYPRSECTIGITDTYLFTLRTPRDGTRCAAVEPPVGPSIAAAPSLPRPAGPLPGLPGWVK; translated from the coding sequence ATGATCCGAACGGCTGGCGTCTTAGCCGCGGCCGTTGCGATGGTGGCGGGGGGTGCGTCGATCGCGGGCGCGCAGACCGCCGGAGCTGGGGGGCGGATCGACTGGGGGCCGTGCGCGGAGTCGGCTTCGGTCGACTGCGGCAGCCTGCGGTTGCCGATCAACTGGGCCAAGCCCAAGGGGGAGAAGTTCGACCTGGCCGTGGCCAGGCGCAAGGCGACCGACCCGCGCAAGCGGATCGGGGTCCTCATCATCAACCCGGGCGGTCCCGGCGGGTCCGGGGTCGACTTCGCGTTGGGGGCCGACCGGTTCTTCAGCCCGGACGTGTTGGCCCGCTTCGACATCATCGGGTTCGACCCGCGTGGTGTGGCGCGCAGCCAGCCGGTGAAGTGCTCGCTGGAGGTCCTGAACAAGCAGCCTTCGCTCTACCCGAACAACCAGCGCGAGTTCGAGGCGCTGGCGGCGTACAACCGGGAGTTGGCCGCGGACTGCCGCAAGCACTCCGGGCCGATGGCCGACTACGCCGACACCAAGTCGGTCGTGCGCGACATCGACGCGCTGCGGGTGGCGCTGGGCGAGCGGAAGATCAACTACTTCGGCGTGTCCTACGGCACCCTCATCGGCCAGCAGTACGCCGAGGAGTTCGGCCGCAACGTGCGCGCCATGGTGATCGACTCGAACATGGACCACAGCGCGGGCACCGCCCGGTTCGGCGCGGTCAGCGCGGCCACCGCGGAGGATTCCTTCCGCGAGTTCGTCCGGTGGTGCGAGCGGACCACCAGCTGCGCCCTGCACGGCAAGGACGTCACCAAGTGGTGGGACCAGCTGCTGGCCAAGGCCGACCGGGGCGAGCTCGTCGACCCGAGCGACCCGACCCACGTCATCACCGCGGCGGAGATCAGCCGGTTCGCGTTCTCCGCGTTCTACGGCCCTGACTGGACGCTGCTGGCCGACGTGCTGGCCTCGCTTGAGACCGGCGCTCCCCAGCGGGCCGCGTACGGCACCGAGGAGCTCGTCGAGAACCCGTTCACCGCGGTGTTCTGCAAGGACTGGGACATCCGGGTGAAGAACCACCGCGAGCTCGCCGCGCTCACCGACCGCGCCAACCGGCTCGCACCGCACATGCGCGGTTCCGCACTCGGCCACGTCGCGACCACGGGCTGCGTCGGCCTGCCCGCCGCGACCAACCCGCAGCACGACCTGAACATCACCACCGCGCCGAAGATCCTCATGCTCAACGCCCTGCACGACCCGGCGACCGGCTACGACTGGGCGGTCAACGCGCACCGGCAGAGCCGCGACACCACCGTCCTGGTGACCTACGAGGGCTGGGGCCACGGCGTGTACCCCCGCTCCGAGTGCACCATCGGCATCACCGACACCTACCTGTTCACCCTCCGCACCCCCCGCGACGGAACCCGTTGCGCCGCGGTCGAACCCCCCGTTGGCCCGTCGATCGCCGCAGCACCCTCGCTGCCGCGTCCGGCAGGCCCGCTGCCCGGCCTGCCCGGCTGGGTGAAGTAG
- a CDS encoding ZIP family metal transporter, whose product MLEAGFWGLVAGSALVVGALVGYLVRVAAGVVAGVMAFGSGVLISAVSFELIGEAHEQGGIVPTALGALAGATVYTGANILLAKRGAQHRKRSGGQTSEEQQAGSGTAIALGALLDGIPESIVIGTSLAGGGGVSAVTVAAVFISNVPEGLSSAAGMRSAGRSRRYVFGLWAGIAVISALSSVFGYAVAGVLPAGVLAAITALAGGAILCMVADTMIPEAFAKARLWIGLITVVGFLTAFALSHA is encoded by the coding sequence ATGCTGGAAGCCGGGTTCTGGGGGTTGGTGGCCGGGTCGGCGCTGGTGGTGGGGGCGCTGGTCGGGTACCTGGTGCGGGTGGCCGCGGGGGTGGTGGCCGGGGTGATGGCGTTCGGCAGCGGGGTGCTGATCTCCGCGGTGTCGTTCGAGCTGATCGGTGAGGCGCACGAGCAGGGCGGGATCGTGCCGACCGCGCTCGGCGCGCTCGCCGGGGCGACCGTCTACACAGGAGCGAACATCCTGCTGGCCAAACGCGGGGCGCAGCACCGGAAGCGCTCCGGCGGTCAGACCTCGGAGGAGCAGCAGGCCGGGTCGGGGACGGCGATCGCGTTGGGGGCGCTGCTCGACGGGATCCCGGAGTCGATCGTCATCGGGACGAGCCTGGCGGGCGGCGGCGGGGTCAGCGCGGTGACGGTGGCGGCGGTGTTCATCTCGAACGTGCCGGAGGGGCTCTCCAGCGCGGCGGGCATGCGGTCGGCTGGCCGGTCCCGGCGGTACGTCTTTGGGCTGTGGGCCGGGATCGCGGTGATCAGCGCCCTGTCGTCGGTGTTCGGGTACGCGGTCGCTGGCGTCCTCCCGGCGGGCGTCCTCGCCGCCATCACGGCCCTGGCGGGCGGCGCGATCCTCTGCATGGTCGCCGACACGATGATCCCCGAGGCGTTCGCCAAGGCCCGCCTCTGGATCGGCCTGATCACCGTCGTCGGCTTCCTCACCGCCTTCGCCCTCTCCCACGCCTGA
- a CDS encoding DNA cytosine methyltransferase, which yields MTEVVDLFAGPGGLDVAAGWLGVPAVGVEWDRNACATRAAAGLATVEGDVRDYGPADFPSATVLAGGPPCQTYTVAGGGAGRRALEQVLGFVKRMAAGEDVTAELSGLDDERTALVLEPLRWALAAHRSGRPYEAVVLEQVQAVLPVWAAVAEALAGIGYRSDHGILHTEEFGVPQTRRRAILIARLDRQPLLPRPTHQRFRKPAGDLPPWRSMGETLDRPGPFVVISNYGTGGDPKARGRRTSAEPAATVTGKISRNRLTTPDGAELPRFTPAEAGRLQTFPPTYPWSGGDIPQQIGNAIPPRLAAHVLGAALGIEVDEKALDQFVAPRPPIRRSTT from the coding sequence ATGACGGAGGTGGTCGACCTGTTCGCCGGTCCAGGCGGGCTGGACGTGGCCGCGGGGTGGCTGGGCGTGCCCGCGGTGGGCGTCGAGTGGGACCGCAACGCCTGCGCGACCAGGGCGGCGGCCGGGCTGGCGACGGTCGAGGGCGACGTGCGCGACTACGGCCCAGCCGACTTCCCCTCCGCGACGGTGCTGGCCGGTGGGCCCCCGTGCCAGACGTACACGGTCGCGGGCGGCGGGGCCGGGCGGCGGGCGCTCGAGCAGGTGCTGGGCTTCGTGAAGCGGATGGCCGCCGGTGAAGACGTGACCGCCGAACTGTCCGGCCTCGACGACGAGCGCACCGCCCTGGTGCTGGAGCCGCTGCGGTGGGCGCTGGCCGCGCACCGGTCGGGCCGCCCGTACGAGGCGGTCGTGCTGGAACAGGTGCAGGCGGTGCTGCCGGTGTGGGCGGCGGTGGCCGAGGCGCTGGCCGGGATCGGCTACCGGTCCGACCACGGGATCCTGCACACCGAGGAGTTCGGCGTACCGCAAACCCGGCGCCGGGCCATCCTGATCGCGCGGCTCGACCGGCAACCGCTGCTTCCCCGGCCGACGCACCAGCGGTTCCGCAAGCCCGCGGGCGACCTGCCCCCGTGGCGGTCCATGGGCGAAACCCTCGACCGCCCCGGCCCGTTCGTCGTCATCTCCAACTACGGCACCGGCGGCGACCCGAAAGCCCGCGGCCGCCGAACCTCGGCCGAACCCGCCGCCACCGTGACCGGCAAGATCTCCCGAAACCGCCTCACCACCCCCGACGGCGCCGAACTCCCCCGCTTCACCCCCGCCGAAGCGGGCCGCCTCCAAACCTTCCCCCCCACCTACCCCTGGTCCGGCGGCGACATCCCACAGCAGATCGGCAACGCCATCCCACCGCGGCTGGCCGCCCACGTCCTCGGCGCGGCACTGGGGATCGAGGTGGACGAGAAAGCCCTGGATCAGTTCGTAGCCCCTCGCCCCCCGATCAGGCGCAGCACGACGTAG
- a CDS encoding M4 family metallopeptidase, translated as MKPAHRLLAVGGAIAAGLVVVGTAIAVPNTQAQPATTATAAQAQANASNAVAAMVANPPAALHASGKDKFTQKAVRSAGGLNYVAYTRSYKDLEVIGGDFVVATDDQGTVKATSVAQDSTLGEVDTASAKLSQAGADAIALKQVTGGKSNGAGRKVVVAEGSGRLAYESNVIGKDEHGHLSALSVYVDAQDGRVLRTVEHLAEGTGTGYWNGPNLPLNTTKSGSTYSLKDPSITGLDCRDYSSGSVFSGSDDSWGNGTATNKETGCADALFVAQTENKMLSQWVGRNSFDGQGGAWKINVGLDENNAYYYSSRPAYVNLGHNPQGQWVGSLDILGHEMGHGIDDHSGSGGFSGGGTQEFIGDTFGTATEWFANEPSTYDEPDYIMGEDTNLVGSGPIRYMYKPSLHGSDPNCYSSSVPNMEVHAAAGPGNHWFYLLAEGSNPSNGQPVSPTCNNTTLQGIGIQKAIKIMHGAVQLKTSSSSYLKYRTWTLTAAKNLYQGSCAEFNAVKAAWDAVSVPAQSADPTCTGGTTPPSSTTTPPTTTSSPTTTTPPTTTTQPPGGCSGQKILNPGFESGKTNWSDPNTTIGNWTSYREPARSGTQSSWLGGWGSSHTDTVSQSVTIPTGCRATLSFYLHIDSAETENLAYDKLTVSLGSTAVASFSNTNKAAGYVQKTYDVSSLAGQTVTLKFAGSEDSNLQTSFVLDDLALTLG; from the coding sequence ATGAAGCCGGCACATCGCCTGCTCGCCGTCGGCGGCGCGATCGCCGCGGGACTGGTCGTGGTCGGAACCGCCATCGCGGTCCCCAACACCCAGGCCCAGCCAGCGACCACCGCCACTGCCGCCCAGGCCCAGGCCAACGCCTCCAACGCCGTCGCGGCGATGGTGGCCAACCCGCCAGCGGCCCTGCACGCCAGTGGCAAGGACAAGTTCACCCAGAAGGCCGTCCGCTCCGCCGGTGGCCTCAACTACGTCGCCTACACCCGCTCCTACAAGGACCTCGAGGTGATCGGCGGTGACTTCGTGGTCGCCACCGACGACCAGGGCACCGTGAAGGCCACCTCCGTGGCCCAGGACAGCACCCTCGGCGAGGTCGACACCGCTTCGGCCAAGCTGTCGCAGGCGGGCGCCGACGCGATCGCGCTCAAGCAGGTGACCGGGGGCAAGTCCAACGGCGCGGGCCGCAAGGTCGTCGTCGCCGAGGGCAGCGGTCGCCTCGCCTACGAGAGCAACGTCATCGGCAAGGACGAGCACGGTCACCTCAGCGCGCTCAGCGTCTACGTCGACGCCCAGGACGGTCGCGTGCTGCGCACCGTCGAGCACCTGGCCGAGGGCACCGGCACCGGCTACTGGAACGGCCCGAACCTGCCGCTCAACACCACCAAGTCGGGCAGCACCTACAGCCTGAAGGACCCCAGCATCACGGGTCTTGACTGCCGCGACTACAGCTCCGGCTCCGTCTTCTCCGGCTCCGACGACTCGTGGGGCAACGGCACCGCGACCAACAAGGAGACCGGCTGCGCCGACGCGCTGTTCGTCGCCCAGACCGAGAACAAGATGCTCTCGCAGTGGGTCGGCCGCAACAGCTTCGACGGCCAGGGCGGCGCCTGGAAGATCAACGTCGGCCTCGACGAGAACAACGCGTACTACTACTCCTCGCGCCCGGCGTACGTGAACCTCGGCCACAACCCGCAGGGCCAGTGGGTCGGCTCGCTCGACATCTTGGGCCACGAGATGGGCCACGGCATCGACGACCACTCCGGCTCCGGCGGCTTCTCCGGCGGTGGCACCCAGGAGTTCATCGGTGACACCTTCGGCACCGCGACCGAGTGGTTCGCCAACGAGCCCTCGACCTACGACGAGCCGGACTACATCATGGGCGAGGACACCAACCTCGTCGGCTCCGGCCCGATCCGCTACATGTACAAGCCCTCCCTGCACGGCAGCGACCCCAACTGCTACTCCAGCAGCGTGCCCAACATGGAGGTGCACGCGGCGGCGGGCCCCGGCAACCACTGGTTCTACCTGCTCGCCGAGGGCTCGAACCCGAGCAACGGCCAGCCGGTCAGCCCGACCTGCAACAACACCACGCTGCAGGGCATCGGCATCCAGAAGGCCATCAAGATCATGCACGGCGCGGTCCAGCTGAAGACCTCGTCGAGCTCGTACCTCAAGTACCGGACCTGGACGCTGACCGCGGCCAAGAACCTGTACCAGGGCAGCTGCGCCGAGTTCAACGCCGTCAAGGCAGCCTGGGACGCGGTGAGCGTTCCCGCGCAGTCCGCTGACCCGACCTGCACCGGTGGCACCACGCCGCCGAGCAGCACCACCACGCCGCCGACCACGACGAGCTCGCCGACCACGACCACGCCGCCCACCACCACGACCCAGCCCCCGGGCGGCTGCTCCGGCCAGAAGATCCTGAACCCGGGCTTCGAGTCGGGCAAGACCAACTGGAGCGACCCGAACACCACCATCGGCAACTGGACCAGCTACCGCGAGCCCGCTCGCAGCGGCACCCAGTCGTCCTGGCTCGGTGGCTGGGGCTCGTCGCACACCGACACGGTCAGCCAGTCGGTCACCATCCCGACCGGCTGCCGGGCGACGCTGAGCTTCTACCTGCACATCGACTCGGCGGAAACCGAGAACCTGGCCTACGACAAGCTCACGGTCAGCCTCGGCTCCACCGCGGTGGCCTCGTTCTCCAACACGAACAAGGCCGCGGGCTACGTCCAGAAGACCTACGACGTCTCGTCGCTGGCAGGGCAGACGGTGACGTTGAAGTTCGCGGGCAGCGAGGACAGCAACCTGCAGACCTCGTTCGTCCTCGACGACCTGGCGCTGACCCTCGGCTAG
- a CDS encoding M1 family metallopeptidase, whose product MRKTVRATTPVALAAVAATLLTSIAAAAPAPGAPSVGDPYYPNAGNGGYDVSHYDIRLTYQPTTDVLSGTTTITATTTQELSRFNLDFGLRVSSVLVNNVAATFSANAAGDGELVVTPARPLAKGAPITVVVAYNDRPSTVKINGFTSWVKTPDGALAVNEPEISQWWYPANDHPTDKATFDVSVEVPDGVVALSNGNLVRTTKNRTGWTRWWWRSTQPQATYLTSLEIGKYEVNRQTTPEGKPFITAYGADLGDSLGAAKASIERTPEINEFLATRFGPYPFEAQGGVVTTGIGFALENQTRPVYGARGFIGGSNTSLVAHENAHQWFGDSVAVGRWSDIWLNEGFATYAQYLWSEHVGEGTAAELAQYVYDSRPAEDPFWQVLPGDPGADRQFDVAVYDRGAATAHALRALVGDDAFFQILKTWQATRKGGTGRIEDFTALAERLAPGRPVRHLLKIWLYTAGKPTVGPNGPILPTARAAAPVEPKSYKAIRAALDNHAHSHR is encoded by the coding sequence ATGCGCAAAACCGTTCGCGCGACAACGCCGGTGGCGCTCGCCGCCGTCGCCGCGACCCTGCTGACCAGCATCGCGGCCGCCGCACCGGCACCAGGAGCGCCCAGCGTCGGCGACCCGTACTACCCCAACGCCGGAAACGGCGGATATGACGTCTCCCACTACGACATCAGACTGACCTACCAGCCCACGACGGATGTCCTGTCCGGTACGACGACGATCACCGCGACCACGACCCAGGAATTGTCCCGATTCAACCTCGATTTCGGGTTGCGGGTCTCGTCGGTGCTGGTGAACAACGTCGCCGCGACCTTCTCGGCCAACGCGGCTGGCGACGGCGAGCTCGTGGTGACCCCGGCGCGGCCGCTGGCCAAGGGCGCCCCGATCACCGTGGTGGTCGCCTACAACGACCGGCCGTCCACCGTGAAGATCAACGGCTTCACGTCCTGGGTGAAGACCCCCGACGGCGCGCTCGCGGTCAACGAGCCGGAGATCTCGCAGTGGTGGTACCCGGCCAACGACCACCCCACCGACAAGGCCACCTTCGACGTGTCGGTCGAGGTGCCCGACGGCGTCGTCGCGCTGTCCAACGGCAACCTGGTGCGCACCACCAAGAACCGCACCGGCTGGACCCGCTGGTGGTGGCGCAGCACCCAACCGCAGGCCACCTACCTGACCTCGCTGGAGATCGGCAAGTACGAGGTCAACCGGCAGACCACGCCCGAGGGCAAGCCGTTCATCACCGCCTACGGCGCCGACCTCGGCGACTCGCTCGGCGCGGCGAAGGCCAGCATCGAGCGCACCCCGGAGATCAACGAGTTCCTGGCCACCCGGTTCGGCCCCTACCCCTTCGAGGCCCAGGGCGGGGTGGTGACCACCGGGATCGGGTTCGCGTTGGAGAACCAGACCAGGCCGGTCTACGGGGCGCGCGGCTTCATCGGCGGCTCGAACACCTCGCTGGTCGCGCACGAGAACGCCCACCAGTGGTTCGGCGACAGCGTGGCGGTCGGCCGGTGGAGCGACATCTGGCTCAACGAGGGCTTCGCGACCTACGCGCAGTACCTGTGGTCCGAGCACGTCGGCGAGGGCACCGCGGCAGAGCTGGCGCAGTACGTCTACGACTCCAGGCCTGCCGAGGACCCGTTCTGGCAGGTCCTGCCCGGTGACCCGGGCGCGGACCGGCAGTTCGACGTGGCCGTCTACGACCGCGGCGCGGCGACCGCGCACGCGCTGCGCGCCCTGGTCGGCGACGACGCGTTCTTCCAGATCCTCAAGACCTGGCAGGCCACCCGCAAGGGCGGCACCGGCCGGATCGAGGACTTCACCGCGCTGGCCGAGCGGCTCGCCCCCGGGCGCCCGGTGCGGCACCTGCTCAAGATCTGGCTCTACACCGCGGGCAAGCCCACCGTCGGCCCCAACGGCCCCATCCTGCCGACCGCCAGGGCGGCGGCGCCGGTGGAACCCAAGTCCTACAAGGCGATCCGCGCCGCGCTGGACAACCACGCGCACTCGCACCGCTGA